One part of the Rutidosis leptorrhynchoides isolate AG116_Rl617_1_P2 chromosome 1, CSIRO_AGI_Rlap_v1, whole genome shotgun sequence genome encodes these proteins:
- the LOC139840623 gene encoding uncharacterized protein, producing MSYSLKISLSLNSSNYALWCRMMKVAIGGKCKALLHHLTTNSPDSNDENYEQWEHEDLIVFSWLIQNIEPGITSNLNEFSTSKAFWDALATTYSSGKEKLHTFDLHVNANDIKHKGMSLENLWITFQGIWGEIERREPNPMKCDVGINTYNQVRLERKLFQFLNSLDQKHDSIKLELLRLDPLPSVEEAYAKVIKEVAHQQILGQSGIDSSSSQGITTGLVATKPIRYASQLQRVDKSKLKYSECRKSRHTNE from the coding sequence ATGTCTTATAGCTTAAAGATTAGTTTAAGCTTAAATAGCTCAAACTATGCTTTGTGGTGTAGGATGATGAAGGTTGCCATTGGAGGTAAATGCAAGGCCCTCCTTCATCATCTAACCACCAACTCACCCGACAGCAATGATGAAAATTATGAGCAATGGGAACATGAGGACTTGATTGTGTTCTCATGGCTCATACAGAACATAGAACCTGGAATTACAAGCAATTTAAATGAGTTCTCAACTTCAAAAGCCTTTTGGGATGCTCTTGCCACTACCTACAGTAGTGGTAAAGAAAAACTCCATACGTTTGACTTACATGTAAATGCAAATGACATCAAACATAAAGGTATGTCACTTGAGAATCTTTGGATTACATTTCAAGGAATATGGGGAGAGATTGAAAGGAGAGAGCCAAACCCAATGAAATGTGATGTTGGTATCAATACCTATAACCAAGTCAGGTTAGAACGGAAATTGTTCCAATTTCTGAACTCTCTTGACCAGAAGCATGATTCAATTAAACTGGAATTGCTTAGATTGGACCCCTTACCTTCGGTAGAGGAAGCATATGCCAAAGTCATAAAAGAGGTGGCTCACCAACAAATCCTAGGGCAATCCGGCATCGATTCATCATCAAGCCAAGGAATTACAACCGGATTAGTAGCCACAAAACCCATTCGATATGCTTCTCAACTTCAAAGGGTTGATAAATCGAAATTGAAGTACTCTGAGTGTCGTAAATCAAGGCATACTAATGAATAA